A genomic stretch from Neospora caninum Liverpool complete genome, chromosome III includes:
- a CDS encoding f21m12.37 protein, related produces MSFNLLVEFALHFTSFRNIDLLQQGIYHVKAQLVLHPRSSLLLPVSGHASSPGSDDAEAPGSPRTASLPHAPGGGVVASPDQRSATGASSRVRLGDASRRGEAERTASQSAESDPLPGAASASNDVCLRRLLTSRSRCALAAVPYTYFSSPLEQDEGTQAASGGSSKVLSGVSSRVRCAEERLQERKFRTEQQQHWAYGRGAAARRPARDANEAVLLLLQDEQQGAEPAESREASAWGIQHKRAGEGENRNCHALVPPKINEVDNSFSTRGFLIRYCDEQVALSDTVCFRVEVPFSSPAALTHMFALLQLSLWFTPHLPHPASHNPERSDQSAGSGGKARGNSDRDSEKRAESSRRASANRSREPAPSSAAASSPSEAAGAAAGPGQSSGVGDRPRTQAGVHAAPSRGQDAGSRPGPEGKEGRREDGSRASRDADSSCLAVKFLLLSNFLTGLQAFVPVIFDEGQFALVHMLLIASVVDIRLRLRPSLPLSPFPLPVSPHFREQRRCALHQFHRVLQKCCASQGAGREGPGDVRARGDSGKLDAPPRHSRGSETSRRVPRGHGPGRLVLKSVDGDGAAALAQAQSGEWIDEEFEDEDGWSDLEPSSTRQRSVFLDHEEPGSPTGNARRRDADQLGPPDLLLTLDPSLSAFLVGAGTAFAEAGGAVFSASSARRRGRLGATGHANEVTAAAANAAGAARAWLGERGRVGTPVPPQPRCETTREDAGFDEESLLGGAAALHAACLQLLLDVYLRLAAASAKLFARCLLPERRQLLLPLQHIDGLTLPGGGVLDASGASFRDPPDLLAENKVAAGSRDDTPPPMARSGCADNFMRLLISQDCTPRSRRCSSNKTAGSNGRRAEGDRPQLETDRSGSGVIQGSETEAWADTEPGVSSNGAQTHVSGARNADGAGGGDADSRQQPFGGRCVAVKVLRLETRLKSTTPDEICSLIASDVHVLSRQLFTLWSRLLASVPIISHEMELLLRVNWEQQYASRLSAFVLQHVVPLRPSDRLYFPPPAVAELPHAATAGVSPSALIPPVAAASAAAAVAALALARRGNEANGDRDDSPDKPQQGAVAAVLCASEEAMLDLADAWRGVVDELHRRPMDVHDCRLLVASDRHPIVFEQRYRTCAFSVHPPVVPPCLPLAPPSSSLSSSHDMRLLRNNIAVFFRGAAFLCSSANQDHTEGDIEMMGKRLADEVHAHIQECFPLESLARLSFIGHSLGGVIIRAALPHLIRPYGSRFFLYLSLSSPHFGFVKSKSRLVSLGVWLLKKWRKSLCLQQLTLSDAKDYSQAFLYRLSRRPGLSEFQHICLVASSQDTYAPLQSAAILLHHPRAASIEPSGASFSQGARVGSGPKAFASADASPSERMRPAGQEVRSGLAPHAGASWEGANGLLQELLGKGDAASSGRKDSGTTRNAKGRRSEGDDTEEAEQPTRQSQVVELMGRNLLGNISPEKVMRLNVNFRIAERNFDSFIGRAAHILFLENQTFMRTLLLSHPYLFK; encoded by the exons ATGTCTTTCAACTTACTTGTGGAGTTTGCTCTACACTTTACGTCCTTTCGAAACATTGACCTCTTGCAACAAGGCATTTACCATGTTAAAGCCCAGCTGGTTCTCCaccctcgctcctctctccttctgccgGTGAGCGGCCACGCGAGTTCTCCAGGAAGCGACGATGCCGAGGCGCCAGGCAGTCCGCGCACTGCCTCACTGCCCCACGCACCTGGAGGCGGCGTCGTGGCGTCACCCGACCAGAGAAGCGCGacaggcgcgtcttctcgagtCCGTCTTGGCGATGCATCTCGCAGGGGCGAAGCGGAACGCACGGCCTCCCAGAGCGCCGAGTCCGATCCACTTCCCGGCGCTGCGAGCGCCTCGAACGACGTCTGCCTCCGGCGCTTGCTGACCAGCCGCAGCCGATGCGCGCTCGCTGCAGTCCCGTACACCTATTTCTCGTCCCCTCTCGAGCAAGACGAAGGCACGCAAGCTGCCAGTGGCGGCTCCAGCAAGGTCCTGAGtggcgtctcttcgcggGTGAGGTGCGCGGAGGAACGACTCCAGGAACGGAAGTTCCGAACTGAGCAACAGCAGCACTGGGCGTACGGGCGCGGGGCCGCGGCCAGGAggccagcgagagacgcgaacgaggctgtccttcttctgctgcaAGACGAGCAGCAAGGCGCCGAACCGGCCGAAAGTCGGGAGGCGTCCGCCTGGGGAATTCAGCACAAACGCGCGGGCGAAGGGGAAAACCGGAACTGCCATGCTCTGGTTCCTCCAAAGATCAACGAGGTGGACAATTCGTTCTCCACGAGAGGCTTTCTCATCCGATACTGCGACGAGCAG GTTGCGCTGTCCGATACCGTCTGCTTCCGCGTGGAAgtccccttctcgtctccggccGCGCTCACCCACATGTTCGCTCTGCTGCAGCTTAGCCTCTGGTTCACGCCTCACTTGCCCCATCCCGCGTCGCACAACCCCGAGCGAAGTGACCAGTCGGCAGGCAGtggagggaaggcgcggggaaacagcgacagggacagcgagaagagggcagAGTCGAGCAGACGGGCGAGTGCGAATCGGAGCAGAGAGCCCGCGCCCAGCTCCGcggccgcgtcttccccgaGTGAAGCGGCTGGGGCTGCAGCGGGGCCGGGGCAGTCTTCGGGGGTCGGGGATCGACCGCGCACCCAGGCGGGAGTGCacgccgcgccgtcgcgagGCCAGGATGCTGGATCTCGCCCGGGGCccgaagggaaagaggggcggagagaagacggaagccGAGCGAGTCGCGATGCAGATTCCTCGTGTCTCGCCGTAAAATTCCTGCTCCTCAGCAACTTCCTCACGG gTCTCCAGGCGTTTGTTCCCGTCATTTTCGATGAAGGCCAGTTCGCGTTGGTGCACATGCTCCTCATTGCCTCTGTAGTCGACattcgccttcgtctgcgtccgagtcttcccctctctcccttcccgcttcccgtgtctccgcacTTCCGCGAACAACGCCGCTGCGCGTTGCATCAGTTCCACCGAGTCTTGCAGAAATGCTGCGCGAGTCAGGGCGCTGGCCGCGAAGGGCCGGGCGATGTGCGGGCTCGTGGCGACTCTGGGAAACTcgacgcgcctccgcgccactcgcgaggaagcgagacttCCCGCCGCGTTCCACGTGGCCATGGCCCTGGCAGGCTGGTGCTGAAAAgcgtcgacggcgacggcgcagcggcCTTGGCGCAGGCGCAAAGCGGCGAGTGGATCGACGAAGAAttcgaagacgaagacgggtgGTCAGACTTGGAACCAAGCTCCACGCGGCAACGCTCCGTTTTCTTGGACCACGAGGAACCTGGGAGTCCCACCGGGAACGCCAGGCGAAGGGACGCCGACCAGCTCGGGCCCCCGGATCTTCTTCTGACCCTGGAcccgtccctctctgctttcctggTGGGGGCGGGGACCGCCTTTGCCGAAGCGGGCGGCGCAGTTTTCTCCGCCAGCTCCGCACGTCGCCGGGGCCGCCTCGGTGCGACAGGACATGCCAACGAAGTGACTGCTGCCGCAGCGAATGCAGCCGGCGCCGCGCGGGCGTGGCTCGGTGAACGCGGTCGCGTCGGAACGCCCGTGCCTCCGCAGCCCCGCTGTGAGACGacgcgcgaagacgccggcTTCGACGAGGAAAGCTTGCTCGGAGGTGCGGCGGCGCTCCATGCGGCGTGTCTTCAGCTGTTGCTGGACGTGTACTTGAGGCTGGCTGCGGCCTCGGCGAAGCTCTTTGCTCGGTGTCTGCTaccggagaggcgacagctccttcttcctttgcaGCATATCGACGGCCTCACTCTGCCCGGAGGCGGCGTCCTGGACGCCTCGGGCGCGTCCTTTCGGGATCCGCCGGATCTCCTTGCTGAGAACAAAGTCGCGGCAGGGTCACGAGACGACACCCCGCCGCCAATGGCCAGGAGTGGGTGCGCGGACAACTTCATGCGGCTCTTGATCAGTCAGGACTGCACACCGAGGAGTCGTCGCTGCTCCAGCAACAAAACAGCTGGGAGCAATGGACGCCGCGCGGAGGGGGACAGGCCGCAATTGGAGACAGACCGTTCCGGCAGCGGAGTCATCCAGGGTTCTGAGACTGAGGCATGGGCTGACACAGAGCCTGGTGTTTCCTCCAACGGGGCCCAGACGCATGTTTCTGGAGCTCGGAacgcagacggcgccggTGGAGGGGACGCTGACAGTCGCCAGCAGCCGTTCGGTGGGAGATGCGTCGCAGTGAAGGTGCTGCGGCTGGAAACCCGTTTGAAATCGACCACCCCTGACGAAATCTGCAGCCTCATCGCATCT GATGTGCACGTTCTCTCCAGGCAGCTGTTCACGCTTTGGAGCCGTCTGCTGGCGTCCGTGCCCATCATCAGCCACG AAATGGAGCTTCTCTTGCGCGTGAACTGGGAACAGCAGTACGCgtcccgcctctccgccttcgtcctGCAGCACGTCGTTCCACTTCGGCCCTCAGACAGGCTCTACTTCCCTCCGCCCGCCGTGGCAGAGCTGCCGCAcgcggcgacggcaggcgtctcgccctccgcgcTGATTCCTCcggtcgccgctgcctctgcagccgccgccgtcgccgctctgGCCCTAGCCAGGCGCGGGAATGAGGCAAACGGCGATCGGGACGACAGCCCCGACAAGCCGCAACAGGGGGCCGTGGCGGCGGTTCTGTGTgccagcgaggaggcgatgTTGGACTTGGCG GATGCCTGGCGCGGTGTCGTGGATGAACTCCACCGGCGACCGATGGACGTTCACGACTGCCGCCT CCTGGTCGCCAGCGACCGTCACCCGATTGTTTTCGAGCAGCGGTACCGGACGTGCGCGTTCTCCGTGCACCCCCCCGTCGTGCCGCCCTGTCTGCCGCTGgcgcctccttcgtcttctctca GCAGCAGCCACGACATGAGACTTCTGCGGAACAACATCGCCGTGTTCTTCCGCGGCGCAGCGTTTCTTTGCTCCTCGGCGAACCAGGACCACACCGAGG GAGATATCGAGATGATGGGCAAGCGGCTAGCGGACGAGGTGCACGCGCACATTCAGGAGTGCTTTCCTTTGGAAAGCCTTGCCAGGCTCTCTTTTATCGGCCACTCTCTTGGAGGCGTCATCA TTCGAGCAGCGTTGCCGCACCTGATCCGCCCCTATGgcagccgcttcttcctgtatctctctctgtcttccccccATTTTGGCTTCGTGAAGAGCAAAAGCCGGCTCGTCAGCCTAGGCGTCTGGCTGCTGAAGAAGTGGCGGAagagtctctgtctccagcaACTGACGTTGAG CGACGCGAAAGACTACTCTCAAGCATTTTTGTACCGGCTGAGTCGCCGTCCAGGGCTGAGCGAGTTCCAACACATTTGTCTAGTCGCGTCGTCGCAGGACACCTACGCCCCTCTGCAGTCTGCCGCGATTTTGCTGCACCATCCGCGGGCTGCCTCAATCGAGCCGTCCGGAGCGAGCTTCAGTCAAGGCGCGCGAGTCGGTTCGGGCCCGAAGGCCTTCGCGAGCGCCGATGCGTCTCCGTCCGAGCGGATGCGTCCTGCAGGCCAGGAAGTCCGCAGTGGGTTGGCGCCTCACGCAGGCGCGTCGTGGGAAGGCGCGAATGGATTGCTTCAGGAGCTGTTGGGGAAGGGCGATGCGGCTTCGTCTGGGCGTAAGGACTCAGGGACGACGCGGAACGCGaaaggcaggcgaagcgagGGTGACGAcacggaagaggcagagcaACCGACCCG GCAAAGCCAGGTTGTGGAGTTGATGGGCCGCAATTTGCTCGGCAATATCAGTCCGGAAAAGGTCATGCGACTCAACGTCAACTTCAGAATCGCTGAAAG GAATTTCGATAGCTTTATCGGGAGAGCGGCGCATAttctttttctggagaaTCAGACGTTCATGCGGACTCTCCTGCTGAGCCACCCTTATCTGTTCAAATAA